The Lolium rigidum isolate FL_2022 chromosome 2, APGP_CSIRO_Lrig_0.1, whole genome shotgun sequence genomic interval CTTGGTCTGACGAGGCTCGGGCTGTGGCTACTGCTTTCTGCAGAATTTCTACTTCAGTTCACAAGCATAGTTATCGGTTTTGTCGCCCATTGTTGGTTAATTTGCGCGGGGACGATAACAAGGAGCATAGCAGCAAAGCGTTCTCTAGTGGGACGACTATTGGGTGGGGTGTAATTGCAGTACACTGCCCCTTTCAACGTATCACGAACATTACAAGTTTTATAGTGATTGGCATTTTTAATGACCCTCTCCATCCACCTCGATCTAACGGTGCTAAATAGAGCATGTGAACCAAAGTGACGGAACCAAAAATATGGGACCGGAACCTTAAATATATTTTGCGAATATTATAAAAGACGAACATCCTTTTAAGTGGCCAAGACAACAGATGAAACTACACTAATCTTAAAGCAACAAATAATTGAGCATTTGTGCACAGATCTTAAACCCACCATCAATCTCTCATGAACGAAATATATGTAGATATCACTGTCGCTCTCATCCTCTCAATCTCTCAATCATTCTCTCCCGGCGATCCCCGCAACGGAGGGAAgtggcagaggcggctgtgttctTTATCAACCTGGATCAACACGGCCGGGCCGGCaaggggaggagcggcggcgttcTTTATCAACTTGGATCAACATGGCCGGGCCGGCGAGGGGAGGAGCGGCGGTGGTGTTGGTCGTGGCCGGCGaggagaggagcggcggcggcgttgggtgGCTGTCGCCCGTCGGAGCTAGGCGAGAAaggagcaggcggcggcggctcaaCTTCACATCCCGGTAAGGTTGTCCTCCTCCTGTAGATGCATTTGTTCTTGATGTCACTGGGGAAATTGAAATATGTTTCTCGCTATGGTCCTTGCCAGGTACCTGACTATAGAATATGAACATACCATAGTCAATGCATACCCATTATTATTTTTGGTCTAAGATTTTCGTTTTGTTCTACTTTCCAACACTAGGATTTAATGTTGAGCGTATCTGGGAGATACAAGCTCATGAAACTGTAGAGTTATGGACAATAAATTGTTCTCACGTTTCAGGCGAAGGCACTGCGTCCTTTGGTTGGATGTAAGATTCACTTCATACTTTGTCTTGAACTTCAATTACTGAAGCTTTGTGCCATTTTCTTGTTTGGCAGTGGCGGCCATTTGTTTGATTACTCAAGTGCGGTTGTGGCATTTCCATTGTTAGGATAAATGGAATTCTGGTGCTAGGATAAATGGACTGGTTGGTTTCCTCTAAGATGGATATTTTGCAGCCACAAGCCAGAGAAAAAGGTGGTAAATGTTGGCACAAAATGAAGGTCATGTGATTGCTAAGGTGCTTCTGTTTTCCTGTTAAGTTAAGTTATCTAGGAGTATTTTTTTTGTTGTGTTGTCTCCAAATTTTGCATTTGGGAATCACAGTTTTGCATGTCACAATGTTTAATCCTCCGCAGTTGATCTACCGACCTGACGCAGAAGTAATTCTTGGGGTTCATTATTTGTTTCTTTAATGTATTGGATTTGTAAGTAGCAAGATGAACAATGCTCCTGACTGGGTAATATAAAACAAGATACCAGTCGAAGGCAGCTAATCGACCTTTGAGAAGGAGCTTTTCTTGTTTAGCACATTGTTTCCGAGGCGGTAGTGGTGATTTGTTGGCGAAGAAGAGTGCGTCATCGTCACGCTTGTCGGCGGCGTGAATTGGGGTGACGGGCACACCGCAGTCGAGTAGTGTTTTTACCTGCATCATTTTTCTGTTGATCTTAATACTATCTATGCTTTTTTGCCAGGATCCGTCCGAACCACACGAAGATTCATGGAGAGTTGTTGCCCCTTCAGGCGACCTGATGTTGGGCCGAGAGCCTTGGACGAAGATAGGTCATCGCCATGAACGAGTCAACATGTGTCTTTGCTAGAGTGGGTGGACCGTGTTCTTAGTGACATCTATTTCACTTTTTTACTTATCAAAAGGATTGAACGATTAAAAGCCTTTTATCTATGTTGATAAATTTATTCTCTTATAAATTTTCGTGTTTATTCGGTACATTTGTAACAAACCATGGTGTTCAAAATATTTGTACCTCGTGATGTGTCTGCAGAAGATGCGAGTTGATATGCACATTCTTATGCCTTTTATCTGTGGGTGGGGACTTTCCGCAGTATTTATCCAACACAAAATGATTGTGCAAGAATGCCACAATTGCTAAGACGCCAATAGACATAATAAGAAATGATGTCCTCTTCAATCAAGGATAGGAGCTTGGAAACACTGGGTACGAATCTGGTGGAGGCATGGTAGGGCTCTCGCCGTTGAAGTATATGCGTCTTGGTAATGCCCAGCCCTTCACTTGCCCTTCCCGAAAGTGAAGGTAGACAGGTCCTTCAGGAACAGAAGCTCGGATTGCACATTGACCTCTGGACAAGCTTCATTGCAGTACTTCACACGCACAACATTTTAAATAGAAGTAGAATATCATAATGCATATAAATCTACATTTCAAACACAAGACATGGGTTGTGATGTTAAGTGATAACAAAGTTTCAATATATCAGCTTTACCATCGACAAAAGAAAATTTCCAAAGTATcaattcatcaacaccaaaagtTTACCAGCTTTACATGATGCCTCCAAAATCTGACAGCTATATCCACTCACTATTTGAACAATGCAAAATTACAACGAGGATACAGATTTCAGACTTGTGTGCACCAACACTGGCGAACAAAGAAGTTCCCCAGTTCAGCTCCTTGCTACGACATCCATGATGGTCTCTCTGGCCTCTTATGTTAGTAGCTGCCCAGACAGAATAATGGCGGCTAAAGTGCTTAGCGCTTAATCCACTTTTGTAACACTGAACATGCACTATATTATCACGTGATGGCAATTAGGTTACGAAGCCATCCATGACAACATGGATAAAAGGAGAAGACTGTGGACTTCACAATGGAAAAAAAAGCTCTTTCAACTTGTGGGCAAGGCTAACTCTAATCTTGCAGATGTTATCTTCAGACTTGGCCTTTTTGACAGGTATGCCATCTATACTCGAAGTGTCACACTTCCTCCTTCTCGGGTCCTGCATCAAGGCTCAAAGAACCTGAAAATACACTCTGGGACTATGAGTCTCAGGATTAACGAAGACAATTAAGAAAAAAAGGACTTTAAAGTCAATTGCTGAACTGCTCAAAGTCAAATAGTATACACTTACTATAACGAAACCTCACGGACAATCTTGCAAACTGGAGCAGCTAGAACTTGTAATGTCCACAAAATAGTGGGCATGTACTACGCATCCGAGCCTTGTTTCCAACAACTATGCACATGATATCCACGTTTAATAAGCCAGGCTAGCTAGCAATCAGTTTCCATGCAAAGAACAAGAACTAGTACTGTCAGGCTAGACCGCAAACTCTAGGGACCAGTGCTAATTAATCGTACTGATTGGGTAGATAATTTGGTGTGTATGATCATTAAGAAATACCGATTGCCCTTCTAAATTTAGCCGTCAGTATCGACTACTTTACTTTGTGATGATGTGAAGAGTGTACTGATATTTCAGTTATTAGTAAAAACTGGGAAAATTCAGCACTTGTAAGTTGTGATCCAGCAGGATCTGGTTCAGAACTGGTTTGCATTACCATGCAATTATCATGGTACACACGCAGGGACATGTTTGGTAGATAACGGATAGTAAACAAGAATATGTAAATGCCAATACTATGAATGTTGGCACAGAAGAAAATAAAGAGACAACGGTGCTCAAACTCCTCTATGCAGAAGCTCTACAGAAAAACTGATGTAGCTAATGTGGTATATGTATCTCTTTCAGCACTACAAATTTGAGAGTATTGTTGATGgtcagagaaaaggaaaaccaggCTATAATTCAAAGCGTGAAGCGAATCAAATTTCAAATAGTCGAACAAAATTAGGTAAAACCTTGCGGCAGCGGCGTCCGATCCCGCAGGCGAGGATCGCGGTGGCCGCTGACTACGACCCCGTTGTTCAGGCTGGGGGGCCAATCCCGCCGTTGAGGACAGCGGCGACAATCCACCGGACTTGGACGCGGAGGACTGATGTCCAATCCCGCAGTTGAAGAGCCGGAGGTGTTCGATTTGGCCGTGGCGTGTGGATCGGAGGCCAGCGGTGGCTGGCCGGATGATGGCGGTGTCGCTCGAGCGGGGCGGCGGAGCCAGGGCACACGCGCGTCGTTAGTCGGAGGAGCCTGGGTCGGAGATCTATGGAGTGAGCTCGTCGGAGACCTGGGAGGTCGTCGGAGAGGAGTTTTGGGAGAAGATTTGCACCATACATTTTTCTTTTTTATCTGGACTGGCGCACGAGTATTCTTTTTGATTGATTGGAACTGGCACGAGACTTATTTCCTTCCAAAACTGATGATCATAGTTTTGACCGTGCCAAATACATCGAAAGGATAATAGTTAAATAGTAGTTATCACTTGATTTAATCGACGGCCACAAAAAATCAGATTAGACGGAACCCAAATTAGATTAGACGGAACTAAAATTccgtgccaatcaccgtaaaagagctccACGAACATATAGGAGTATAAATCTTTTGAAATATTTATATTGTAATTTTCAACCCTAAAAAATTAATCATATCAGGTTTTTTTTCGTTGGAAAGGGGAACATAGCCTAGCCTTTGCACAAATTAATTCATAGTTGCGCACAATCTTTTATTTTGAGTTTCAGAGCAACATAATCCGAATTGACATGTCATGGATCACAAAGCTTATATAGAAAAATTAACAAACAGGACTCGACGCCTATGCATCATGCAGTCACCTAGTAAACCGCCGGCGAGCCTAACCGGAGATAGCCCGTGCAACCGTCTCTAGATGGCTGCATCCAGAATTTATATGTGCTCGTTACGTCTTCGGAAGAAGGTAGAACCATTTGTGGATCTAATAATTAGCCATacaaataacctgcaaaaaatagcATTCCCTTTCTTGTTAAAAACAATGTTATTTTAGCGATTACATAATGCCCAAACCAAAGCACATGTCCCAACTCTAATTTGTACATAGTTATTTTATCCATTCTATTTAGCTAACTACCGAAGATATTCCTAACATTAGCAGGTGGTGATATACAAAAGGTTAAATGAACCGCTCTCCAAATCAGAAGTGCAAAAGAACATCTATAAAAATAAATGATTGCTATACTGATGGGAATCATAAAAACCACACTTCTTACAACCATTTCAATTACACCTTTCTAGGTtatacttttttttaaaaaaataacttTCTTATGAAGGAACCACGTAAAGATCTTAATCTTCAGTGAAACCTTTAGTTCAAATATATTTGCGTATGAAAACCATGTGTCCGTTTAACAAGTATGCATGTAAAGATTTAACAGAAAAACATCATGGTGGAGTAAGCGACCAAATGAACTTGTCTGGTTCATTTGTCCACAAAACCGACATTAGTCTCTCGACTAAAAATAGCAACGCCGTGAAATTTTGAGCAGATAGCTAGAACACTTCGAAATTCAATATTCAAAGGATTGACTAATGGTACATCATAAACCATAACACTTTTTTCGGTTTATAACAATattacaagggacgggatactgGTAAGTAGAGGTGCATCCCCTAACCATGTGTCTTCCCAAAACCGAGTGGTTTGCTCATTGCCCATTGTAAAAGAACCCTGATACAAGTTACATAAGTTGTAAATTATTGTGAATTTTTAGCAAGCTTTCCATAAATATTTACCAAAAAGATATATGACCATGATTGCATACGTGAATCTATGAGTTGTTTTCATAATTATTCGAAACTTAAGATATGCAGCTTTGCTATTTGAGTTCATAAGTTACCCATGTTCAGATTAGTACTTCTCCAAATATCCAACACTAGTTACTTGTTTGGTTTCTTAAAATTGGTTGCAAGTTTGGATGTTGTTGATTGATTAATTTAAATTCATTCACAATTTCCCGCTACGGTGCAAGTTGGTCAAGGGGTTTTCAGAATGGTGAGGGGATGTGACAAAACAAAGGATCTTTACCTAGAGGTTTGAGGGGAAGGAAAAATTCATacaccctccggttcatattaattgactcaattttatctagatataaatgtatctagtcaacaaatacgttgtatctagacaaaattgaatcaattaatttgaaTCAGAGAGACTGTGAAAGTTTGTGCCAGACAAATCCATAGAAAAATGACTAGGGGATTCACTCATACAAATCCAACAGTACACAAGAGAAAAAAGTATAGACCGGCAATGGGCAATGTCGTGCTTTTTAAACTGAAGGCCTTAGccctgctttaaattaataaagctgcAATGTCGTGCTCACTCAATACCTAATTGAATATTTCAACAAAAGGTTGTTTGGTTGAATAATAGTACTGTTCTGCATATGCATCCACATAAATTCTAGCCAAGGTTGTGATCCCCAGTGGTCAACAAAAGTTCCAACCAtaaagaatgacgagttgtgaaCTGCAAACACTGTTGTACCATCCGACACACCCAACCAACATGCCAAAGCCAGTAGTACCACTAGTGTACCATACAAAATTCCCGGAAGATTATCCGATtctacatttctttctttctttctttctttctttctttctttctttctttctttctttcttgttggTTTAATCCTCCACATCTGCCAGGTGCTTTATGCATCACTACCAGACATACTAGCTCGGTAATAAACAGTTGCTGTTACTGGCACTAGATATACTAAGTGGATGATAGTTTCTTGAATTACAGTCTTAAAGTTTACAAAATCCAAATCTAAACATGAAGGATTCATGGAAGCGGGCCAAGAATCAACGACACAGCTTAAGCAAGATCCTTGAAGCCTCTACGGGGAAGACAGCAAAATCTCTCTTAATTAAACATCAAAATGTACTCGTGTAGTACAAGGACAAGCGTGAACGTAGAGAGACTCATGCATGCGGCATGCCTAGGCCCTCTCTCCTGCCGGCCGGGCGACCGCTGGCCGCCTCGCGCTCCCTCCTCTAAGCCAAGGATCTTGATTAAGCGATGCCAGCGGCGACCGGCCGTGGAGAGTGCCCGGCGTACGAGCCGGCGGCGTAGCCGTAGCTGTCCGGCGTGGCGGCGCGGCTCCTCTGCGCGCGCAGCTGCTCGTAGAACCTCCTGATGAACTCGTCTGCTTTCCTGTCCACCTGctggtgctctcccgccgagtcgCTGTCGCTCGTCGCGAACGGCGAGTCGGTGACGCGCAGCTTCCTGGACGAGTACCGCGGCGCGGGAGACGGCGTGGCGGTGGCCGGCGCCACCGCGAGgagcgcgtcgtcgtcgtcgcagaAGATGTGCCCGCCGTCGTTGAGCATCTCGAAGACCTTGGCGACGTCGGCGGCGTCGTAGTTGCCGTAGTACCAGGCGTCCTCGTCGGCGTCGCGGTGGTGGTGGCCGCGGcccttggcggcggcggagaacgGGGTGTTGCTGCAGCTGAACTCGACCTCGCGGCGGCTGCGCGAGGGCTCGTGCACTGCGAGCGCCGGGTCGAGCGCGCGGCACGAGGAGGAGAATGACGACCTCGCCGAAGAGATCAGGCCGCCGCCgctgtggtggtggtgctgctggtggaagctgaCAAGGCCGCCGAGGGCCTTGCCGGCGATCTtgccgcggcggaggaggaggctgaggtcCATGGCCAGCTTGCGGCCGGTCGGCAGCACGCCGCGGCGCAGCATGAAGAGCACGGCGCGCACCACGCGCCACAGCCGCCGCGCCACGCTCTTGGGCCGGGTGTTGGCCATGGCGGCGATGTCCTTGCCGGCCATgtttggtggaggaggagagtgcgACGGACGGAGAGATCGAGGAGTGTGATGTGCTGCACTAGGTGGGGGCTGGCAGGCTGCAGCTCCGCTCACTGTCTAGCTCGCTAGCTCTGGTCAGGGTGGTTGGAGCAGGGTGGGAGGGCGCCGGTACTTAAAGGAGCTGATGGTAGCGAGCAGTAGTTTTCAGTCGCTGCCGTTGTTTGGGTCCAAAAGGATGAGCGATGGGTCGGACCTTCATTATTGGTTGGGGAAGCCTTTTCAGGTTTCAAGACCTTGCTCAGTATACTAGCTTGGATGATTGGCTTATTTGCTTACTTGAGCTCTTGGTTTTGCAACTTCAGATAGAGATTTGAGATTTCCATGCAAATCTACATGTGCACGCAAACAAACATAGCCAGCAAGTTTCAGTTCGGGATTGCGCACCTGGTTCAAGTATGTCTGTGAAACTACTATATCAAGGACGGAAACAGGTACAACCCCCGGGTTTAAATTGCTGGAAAGGTTTGACGAACAAGGCCTGAAAGATAATCAGAGATGCACGAAGCATATGCTTGTTGTACTCTACACACATGTCCTAGCGCACAAACATCTACGGCAGATACTTGTTTGCAACTGAACCTATAGATTCTCAAAACACATTCAGAAATATACTTGTGGATGTACATTATTTGACAAATGCGTGAACGTACTGTACAAAGTATAGGCCAAGAATATGGCATCTCCAACCTGATGTGTAAGCCACTACAGGAAAATCGACGTGCACCGACGGTCAAGACTCTACACTGATGGGCCGGCGATGTAGGTCTACAGAAGGGGGGGAGAGGGGAGCCATGTGGCCGCGGCGTAGATGGACCTACGCCAACGGCAGCCGTTGGCCTAGATAGTTCCGTTGGCGTTGGCTGAGGCCCCTGAGGGTGGCCGTTGGTGTACAACTAACTGTCGGCGTAGTTCTGCCATCGTGGGCTATCCCAACATCCATCCTGATGGACTATCGGACAGCGTCAGGTCGACAACTACGCCGACGATCGTCTTGTAAGTACAACTATTTTTTTCGAATGACTAGATCAGATCCTCCAACCTTCGGACCTTAGAGCAGCAGCTCTCCACTGCCCAACACCCACCCACCCAAGCACAACCCACCCCATCGCCATCCCGCCCCTGCCCTTCGGCGCGTGGATGAGGGATTATTATATCCAGCGACGTTACAATGCGCTCACGCTGGAGAGGCAGGCGGAACCTGATTGGGCTGTCGGCAACACGCTATGGAAATGCCGAATGTGACGTCGAGGTTGAGGCCTACCACAGTCGTTACGACGGTCCGTATAACCGCCTTGAGTGCCATGAGTGGTGGAATGGTCGTGACGATGTGGGCGCCGTGCTAGCCCCCTATACGTATGTGCCATCTCAACCCCACCCTGCTCAATGCCGTCGTGGCCAAACCCTTAATCAATTCCAGTGAGGTCACATAGGAATAAATCCCATGGCGTAACTAAATCTGTTAAGCTTGCCCCTTTGTCTCTCGCGATAGGAGGCGAAGGCAACAACCTCTCCTCTCCCGTCccagcggagcttcctgttgcagaaggggcacctgtaaacgcctcgagcaaagtggccatcgtaatggccggactgcagcctcttgaggacgtgacgagtcttggtgtggaaggactcgtcgtcgctgtcgacatcgctgctctgcacctgtcacgtagcaccaaagatcgtgcaaaaaacacggagtcaattgcaacgatgtggaacagagagtgaacaaaagatcatgcatgataatatgggcacaaaaaaagaggtagcctcagttacattggacacacttatatccaggatttgagtcagtgaaccaaagatcatgcacaacaaatttgtacacaccaattgttcaaataccaaaccctgaatcaatttgtacccaaatattcatcatcatcggcacaaattaacctaataacgcaagatctaacacaaaaagattgaactaggaacaaacgaaccctaataacgctagatctaacacaaaatgattgaaatgagataagaataagggaacaaagggttaccctgatggggttcgtagcatagaaaacaaaaaatttcctaccgcaagacgaataaaaccaatagatctaatctatggaacacccaagatctaatctataagatcgaagcaacgagatggagatgagactaaccctcgaagattccaaagcctacgagattaatctcgttgttggtgtagacgttcgtcccggtgctgcaatccggcagcacttccgtactcggtcgcgcgtacggtgtcgatgaagctccttactctcccgttccagcgggcagcggaggtgtggtagatctcctccaagtccagcagcacgacggcgtggtggtggaggtggaggaagaaaaactGCAgaacttcgcctaagccggagcagcgtatggtggagggagaggcggccagaggaggaggcaatggatggggggtgtggccggccaccccctcccctctttatatagggggccagccggccaaggtggcccccttcccatctagggttgggggggcggcggccaagaggggggagagggctttcccctcccccaagttgatcccccccagggaaaccctagggggttggccggcctgggccttgagggccaTGTGCcccggcccattaggccagggagcatcccctcggcccatgctaggcctcctaggtcgtgggacccatggtggacccctccggaaccttctagaaccttccagtcaaccaccggaaaaatcccgaacatttccgaaacccagaaatcaacttcccttatatgaatcttattctccggactattccggacctcctcgtgacatcctggatcacatccgagactccgaacaaacttcgtctccataccatattcaaatctacttatgctacATCGAACCTTaaacgcgtcaccctacggttcgcgaactatgcaaacatggtcgagactcctctccgagcaataaccaatagcgggatccggagatccatattggctcccacatattcaacgatgacttagtgatcgattgaaccatttacatacgatgccaattccctttgtcacacgatattctacttgtccagaggtttgatcatcggtatcaccataccttgttcaacctcgttaccgacaagtactctttactcgtaccgcggtatgtcatctctcatgatccaatcatgtgcttgcaagctattcggacgacattccaccgagagtgcccgagtatatctatccagtcatcaggatggacaaatcccactattgatccatatgcctcaactcacactttccaaatacttaatcccatctttataaccacccatttacgcaatggcgtttgatgtaatcaaagtactcttccggtgtaagtgatttatatgatctcatggtcaaaggactaagacaactatgtatcgaaagcttatagcaaactgaacttaatgacttgatcttatgctacgctcatttgggtgtgtgtccattatatcattcaactaatgacataaccttgttattaataacatccaatgttcatgatcacgaaaccatgatcatccattaatcaacaagctagttatacaagaggcttactagggactccttgttgtttacataacacacatgtatcaatgtttcggttaatacaattatagcatggtatgcaaacatttatcataaacacaaagatattataataaccagtttattattgcctcttgggcatatctccaacagtcttccacttgcactagagtcaataatctagattacattgtaaggtacctaacacccatggcattctggtgttggtcatgctttgccctagggagagctttagtcaacggatccgcaacattcggatccgtgtgtactttgcaaatctctacttcaccatcttcgatgtactcgcgaatcgaatgaaaatgcagcttgatatgcttcagcttcttgtgtgaccttggttcctttgcattggcgatggcacccgtgttgtcacaataaatgactaacgggtccaatgcactaggaaccacaccaagctcaacaatgaacctcttcatccataccgcttcgatgaagcctccgaagccgctatatattcagattacgttgaagatttcgccaccgtgcacttgcttggAACTGCTCCGACTTCAtcgccgcaccattcaatataaacacgtacccggaccgagacttagagtcatcgggatcggtgttccaacttgcatcggtgtagctggttacaacgagctcttggtcaccgccataacaaagaaacatatccttagtccttttcaagtacttcgggatattcttgaccgctgtccgagtgttccattcctggatcactttgatatctgctggtcaaactaacgacatgtgcgatatccggtctagtacacagcatggcatacatgagagagcctactgccgaagcataggggatcttgctcatcctctctctttcatatgccgtagccggaccttgagtcttactcaagaccttacctggcaacattggcaagaaccctttcttgctttcatccattctaaacttctttagaatcttgtccgag includes:
- the LOC124689971 gene encoding uncharacterized protein LOC124689971, translated to MAGKDIAAMANTRPKSVARRLWRVVRAVLFMLRRGVLPTGRKLAMDLSLLLRRGKIAGKALGGLVSFHQQHHHHSGGGLISSARSSFSSSCRALDPALAVHEPSRSRREVEFSCSNTPFSAAAKGRGHHHRDADEDAWYYGNYDAADVAKVFEMLNDGGHIFCDDDDALLAVAPATATPSPAPRYSSRKLRVTDSPFATSDSDSAGEHQQVDRKADEFIRRFYEQLRAQRSRAATPDSYGYAAGSYAGHSPRPVAAGIA